One Mangifera indica cultivar Alphonso chromosome 4, CATAS_Mindica_2.1, whole genome shotgun sequence genomic region harbors:
- the LOC123213891 gene encoding rust resistance kinase Lr10-like, whose protein sequence is MGTGESSNSSNIIFSVLFFLFICVQQAACSSSCGDIKDIRSPFRLKVNSSDIGDSDYELTCESNKTILHYRSGKYYVKEISYDYRKIHVVDVDFANRSCGALPSKPLRISETFDDYDIRRRTPLESRFNLYIGGHVKYYIEAQFLKCRWNISHPLFIRVPCLSGNQSHHVYVFLNDGGLETTYRPDSCLLISSIPMRLPIQTNLSYEAIQNSLQLGFDLSWYEPDYCKRSFAHCLLILWYTYLLEPLRQVIEFFGTIDSNVGLWTYVIGACLSTCFLLVVPIVRFIFAPMVLLVYIFIKYKKTWKTVDTVEKFLHSQQSWMPKRYSYCEIIAMTNGFRYELGQGGFGSVYKGQLHNGCFIAVKVLKNSKFSAEEFINEVSTIGRIHHVNIVQLLGFCSDGQNRALVYEYMPNGSLDKHIFSKERKGKSFTWKKLHEITIGTVRGIEYLHGGCDVCILHFDIKPHNILLDHNFMPKVSDFGLAKFHPKENDFVSISITRGTIGYIAPELISRNFGTISSKSDVYSFGMLLLDLVGGRRNSFSMETPSSKEYFPSWAYDQILRGGDLEIQDASENEIGIARKLCIIGLWCIQVNAADRPAISKVREMLEGSIDNLDMPPKPFFSSSQHCSIRDEILMEFDSTGSSEQLLSELTEGSLYIDGNV, encoded by the exons ATGGGAACTGGGGAAtcatcaaattcatcaaacattATATTTTCTGTGTTGTTCTTTCTATTCATTTGTGTACAACAAGCTGCATGTTCTTCTTCATGTGGAGACATCAAAGATATACGATCCCCATTCCGGTTAAAGGTCAATTCATCGGACATCGGTGATTCTGACTACGAACTTACTTGCGAGAGCAACAAAACCATCCTACACTACCGTTCTGGAAAATACTATGTGAAAGAAATTTCTTATGATTATCGGAAAATTCATGTTGTTGATGTTGACTTCGCCAATCGAAGCTGTGGCGCCCTTCCATCCAAACCTCTTCGAATCTCTGAAACTTTCGACGATTATGACATCAGAAGAAGAACTCCATTAGAATCAAGATTTAACTTGTATATAGGAGGACATGTGAAGTACTACATAGAAGCCCAGTTTTTGAAGTGCCGTTGGAATATCAGTCATCCCTTGTTCATAAGAGTTCCTTGTTTGAGTGGAAACCAGTCTCATCATGTTTATGTCTTCTTGAATGATGGTGGGTTAGAAACAACCTATCGTCCTGATTCATGCTTGCTCATTTCAAGTATTCCTATGCGTCTTCCTATTCAGACAAATCTTTCCTATGAAGCCATCCAGAATTCTCTGCAGTTAGGGTTTGATCTTAGCTGGTACGAACCGGATTACTGTAAAA GGAGTTTTGCCCACTGTCTGCTAATTTTATGGTATACTTACCTGCTGGAACCCTTACGCCAAGTAATTGAATTCTTTG GTACTATTGATTCAAATGTGGGCTTGTGGACGTATGTTATAGGTGCTTGTCTCTCTACATGCTTTCTGCTGG TTGTTCCTATCGTCAGATTTATCTTTGCTCCGATGGTTTTACTTGTATATATTTTCATCAAGTATAAAAAAACATGGAAAACAGTGGATACCGTAGAGAAATTTCTTCACAGTCAACAATCCTGGATGCCTAAAAGGTATTCCTACTGTGAGATAATTGCAATGACAAACGGTTTCAGATATGAATTAGGCCAAGGTGGCTTCGGATCCGTTTACAAAGGGCAGCTTCATAATGGTTGTTTCATTGCTGTTAAGGTGTTAAAAAACTCCAAATTTAGTGCAGAAGAATTCATCAATGAAGTCTCCACAATCGGTAGAATTCATCATGTCAATATTGTGCAATTATTGGGATTTTGTTCAGACGGACAAAATCGTGCTCTTGTGTATGAGTATATGCCTAATGGATCTCTTGATAAGCACATCTTCTCAAAGGAACGTAAAGGAAAGTCATTTACTTGGAAGAAACTCCATGAAATAACTATTGGAACAGTTCGAGGGATTGAATATCTTCATGGAGGATGTGATGTTTGCATTCTTCATTTCGATATTAAGCCTCATAACATCTTGCTTGACCACAATTTCATGCCAAAAGTCTCTGATTTTGGCCTTGCAAAATTCCATCCGAAGGAAAATGATTTTGTGTCCATCAGTATTACAAGAGGAACAATAGGATACATAGCTCCTGAGTTGATTTCGAGGAATTTTGGGACGATTTCTTCTAAAtcagatgtttatagttttggaatGTTATTATTAGATTTGGTTGGAGGGAGAAGGAATTCTTTTTCaatggaaactccttcaagcAAAGAATACTTCCCGTCATGGGCATATGACCAAATACTGAGGGGAGGAGATTTAGAAATTCAAGATGCGTCAGAAAATGAAATTGGAATTGCTAGAAAACTATGCATAATTGGGTTGTGGTGCATACAAGTAAATGCAGCAGATCGTCCAGCAATTTCCAAAGTAAGGGAAATGTTAGAAGGAAGCATTGACAACTTGGATATGCCTCCTaaacctttcttttcttcttctcaacaTTGCTCTATAAGGGATGAGATTTTAATGGAATTCGATTCTACAGGTTCATCAGAGCAATTGTTATCTGAGTTAACGGAGGGAAGCTTGTATATTGATGGcaatgtttag